From Symphalangus syndactylus isolate Jambi chromosome 17, NHGRI_mSymSyn1-v2.1_pri, whole genome shotgun sequence, one genomic window encodes:
- the NRROS gene encoding transforming growth factor beta activator LRRC33, producing MELLPLWLCLGFHFLAVDWRNRSGTAAAASQGGCKLVGGAADCRGQSLASVPSSLPPHARTLILDANPLKTLWNHSLQPYPLLESLSLHSCHLERIGHGAFQEQGHLRSLVLGDNRLSENYKEAAAALHALRGLRRLDLSGNSLTEDMAALLLQNLSSLQSVSLARNTIMRLDDSVFQGLERLRELDLQRNYIFEIEGGAFDGLTELRHLNLAFNNLPCIVDFGLTQLRFLNVSYNVLEWFLATGGEVAFELETLDLSHNQLLFFPLLPQYSKLHTLLLRDNNMGFYRDLYNASSPREMVAQFLLVDGNVTNITTVNLWEEFSSSDLADLRFLDMSQNQFQYLPDGFLRKMPSLSHLNLNQNCLMTLHIREHEPPGALTELDLSHNQLSELHLAPGPASCLGSLRLFNLSSNQLLGVPPGLFANARNITTLDMSHNQISLCPLPAASDRVGPPSCVDFRNMASLRSLSLEGCGLGALPDCPFQGTSLTYLDLSSNWGVLNGSLAPLRDVAPMLQVLSLRNMGLHSSFMALDFSGFGNLRDLDLSGNCLTTFPRFGGSLALETLDLRRNSLTALPQKAVSEQLSRGLRTVYLSQNPYDCCGVDGWGALQHGQTVADWAMVTCNLSSKIIRVTELPGRVPRDCKWERLDLGLLYLVLILPSCLTLLVACTVIVLTFKKPLLQVIKSRCHWSSVY from the exons ATGGAGTTGCTGCCCCTTTGGCTCTGCCTGGGTTTTCACTTCTTGGCAGTGGACTGGAGGAACAGAAGCGGAACAGCCGCAGCAGCTTCCCAGGGGGGCTGCAAGTTG GTGGGTGGAGCTGCTGACTGCCGAGGGCAGAGCCTTGCTTCGGTGCCCAGCAGCCTCCCGCCCCACGCCCGGACGCTCATCCTGGATGCCAACCCTCTCAAGACCCTGTGGAATCACTCCCTCCAGCCTTACCCTCTCCTGGAGAGCCTCAGCCTGCACAGCTGCCACCTGGAACGCATCGGCCACGGCGCCTTCCAGGAGCAAGGCCACCTGCGCAGCCTGGTCCTGGGGGACAACCGCCTCTCAGAGAACTACAAAGAGGCGGCAGCCGCACTCCACGCCCTGCGGGGTCTGCGGAGGCTGGACTTGTCAGGAAACTCCCTGACGGAGGACATGGCAGCCCTCCTGCTCCAGAACCTCTCCTCGCTGCAGTCCGTGTCCCTGGCGAGGAACACCATCATGCGGCTGGATGACTCCGTCTTCCAGGGCCTGGAGCGTCTCCGGGAGCTGGATTTGCAGAGGAACTACATCTTCGAGATTGAGGGAGGCGCTTTTGACGGCCTGACTGAGCTGAGACACCTCAACCTGGCCTTCAACAACCTCCCCTGCATCGTGGACTTCGGGCTCACACAGCTGCGGTTCCTCAACGTCAGCTACAACGTCCTGGAGTGGTTCCTTGCGACCGGGGGAGAGGTTGCCTTTGAGCTGGAGACGCTGGACCTGTCCCACAACCAGCTGCTGTTTTTCCCGCTGCTGCCCCAGTACAGCAAGTTGCACACCCTCCTGCTGCGCGACAACAACATGGGCTTCTACCGGGACCTGTACAACGCCTCGTCGCCAAGGGAGATGGTGGCCCAGTTCCTCCTCGTGGACGGCAATGTGACCAACATCACCACCGTCAACCTCTGGGAAGAGTTTTCCTCCAGCGACCTCGCAGATCTCCGCTTCCTGGACATGAGCCAGAACCAGTTCCAGTACCTGCCAGACGGCTTCCTGAGGAAAATGCCTTCCCTCTCCCACCTGAACCTCAACCAGAATTGCCTGATGACGCTTCACATTCGGGAGCACGAGCCCCCCGGAGCGCTCACGGAGCTGGACCTGAGCCACAACCAGCTGTCAGAGCTGCACCTGGCCCCGGGGCCCGCCAGCTGCCTGGGCAGCCTGCGCTTGTTCAACCTGAGCTCCAACCAGCTCCTGGGCGTCCCCCCTGGCCTCTTCGCCAATGCCAGGAACATCACTACACTTGACATGAGCCACAATCAGATCTCACTTTGTCCCCTGCCAGCTGCCTCGGACCGGGTGGGCCCCCCTAGCTGTGTGGACTTCAGGAATATGGCATCTTTAAGGAGCCTCTCTCTGGAGGGCTGTGGGCTGGGGGCATTGCCAGACTGCCCATTCCAAGGGACCTCGCTCACCTACTTAGACCTCTCAAGCAACTGGGGGGTCCTGAATGGGAGCCTCGCCCCACTCCGGGACGTCGCCCCCATGTTACAGGTCCTGTCTCTCAGGAACATGGGCCTCCACTCCAGCTTTATGGCGCTGGACTTCTCTGGGTTTGGGAATCTGAGGGACTTAGATCTGTCGGGAAATTGCTTGACCACCTTCCCGAGGTTCGGGGGCAGCCTGGCCCTGGAGACCCTGGATCTCCGCAGAAACTCGCTCACAGCCCTTCCCCAGAAGGCTGTGTCTGAGCAGCTCTCCAGAGGTCTGCGGACCGTCTACCTCAGTCAGAATCCGTATGACTGCTGTGGGGTGGACGGCTGGGGGGCCCTGCAGCACGGGCAGACGGTGGCCGACTGGGCCATGGTCACCTGCAACCTCTCCTCCAAGATCATCCGCGTGACGGAGCTGCCCGGACGCGTGCCTCGGGACTGCAAGTGGGAACGGCTGGACCTGGGCCTGCTCTACCTCGTGCTCATCCTCCCCAGCTGCCTCACCCTGCTGGTGGCCTGCACCGTCATCGTCCTCACTTTTAAGAAGCCTCTGCTTCAGGTCATCAAGAGCCGCTGCCACTGGTCCTCCGTTTACTGA